A genome region from Blautia coccoides includes the following:
- a CDS encoding Gfo/Idh/MocA family protein encodes MEKILRCAVVGMGLLGSQHAEHLYKHKNTLVTAVCDQKVEKAKRWAEEHACSWYEDFTEMYKKEKPDLVVVATQDPYHKGPILKACKSGIPFVISEKPLTTSLADACEIREAAKKSGTCIKVLFPNRFYPLDRSIRLLVSGGYLGAPQYGEMRMDDSIDVPRNLWGKDSRNFSAISSPAFFLFSHAVDLLHYYFTPRKVVRVYAKGKKSVIGSEYDFLDCLLTFNDGLIIRLKTEWTKRMEELVENYVQLTADNGGFAYNKTPGYEAGQGLRIYLEVSEEKAREAAGILESQGICAELGYSEKMNAYRFDLKAEDKNDFDWNEGVCLYADSFMNDTEGGIPITDLEEGIRQVAVVEAILDSAREGREVILEL; translated from the coding sequence ATGGAAAAAATTTTGAGATGTGCAGTGGTGGGGATGGGGCTTTTGGGGAGTCAACATGCGGAACACCTTTACAAACATAAGAATACACTTGTGACAGCAGTATGTGACCAGAAAGTGGAGAAGGCCAAAAGATGGGCAGAGGAACACGCATGTTCCTGGTATGAAGATTTTACGGAGATGTACAAGAAGGAAAAGCCGGATTTGGTGGTGGTAGCAACACAGGACCCATATCATAAAGGCCCCATACTCAAAGCCTGCAAAAGCGGAATTCCGTTTGTCATCAGTGAAAAACCGTTGACTACATCCCTTGCAGATGCATGTGAGATCAGAGAGGCGGCAAAAAAATCAGGGACATGTATCAAAGTGTTGTTCCCTAATCGCTTTTATCCTCTGGACCGGAGTATACGTCTGTTGGTGAGTGGAGGATATTTGGGAGCGCCCCAGTATGGGGAGATGCGAATGGATGATTCTATTGATGTACCCAGGAACTTGTGGGGAAAGGACAGCAGGAATTTTTCTGCGATCTCTTCTCCGGCATTCTTCCTATTCAGCCATGCGGTAGATTTGCTTCACTACTATTTTACTCCCAGGAAAGTTGTCAGAGTCTATGCAAAAGGAAAGAAGAGCGTGATTGGAAGCGAGTATGATTTCCTGGACTGTCTGCTGACTTTTAACGACGGACTGATCATCCGTCTGAAGACAGAGTGGACGAAACGTATGGAAGAACTGGTGGAAAATTATGTGCAGCTCACAGCAGATAATGGCGGGTTTGCATATAATAAAACACCGGGATATGAAGCAGGACAGGGGCTTAGAATCTATTTGGAGGTTTCCGAAGAGAAAGCCAGAGAAGCAGCGGGTATTCTGGAGAGCCAGGGTATTTGTGCAGAATTAGGTTACAGTGAAAAGATGAATGCATACAGGTTCGATTTAAAGGCAGAGGATAAAAATGATTTTGACTGGAATGAGGGCGTCTGTCTGTACGCTGATTCATTTATGAATGATACAGAAGGCGGAATTCCCATCACTGATTTGGAAGAGGGCATCCGGCAGGTTGCGGTGGTGGAGGCTATATTGGATTCCGCAAGAGAAGGCAGGGAAGTGATATTGGAGCTGTGA
- a CDS encoding carbohydrate ABC transporter permease, translating into MKQIQSNMHSKIKPLEAVGILCACVFLAICCLAALFPAVWMFLSSIKPASELFISPPRFFTETPTFSNFARVLFETSIPRSFANSLVVAFAATVFTLIVSLLAGFGFSRFEFKGSRTLSASLLFGQMMPAIVLLLPLYKIYSRLHLIDTYQVNIISNIALNVPMAVMTLTAFLSGVPRELDEAAMIDGCSRPGALFRILVPVISPGIVTVCIYTFLNTWEEFIFAFNFTNSAKYKTLSIALKEFKGQFIIDWGGMMSAAVVIAVPVLLIFLLCNKYFIKGITSGAVKG; encoded by the coding sequence ATGAAACAGATACAGTCCAATATGCATTCTAAGATAAAACCGCTGGAAGCCGTTGGGATTCTCTGTGCCTGTGTGTTTCTGGCAATCTGCTGTCTGGCAGCACTTTTTCCGGCTGTATGGATGTTTTTATCCTCCATAAAACCGGCGTCGGAGTTATTCATATCGCCCCCAAGGTTCTTTACAGAGACTCCGACTTTTTCAAATTTTGCCCGTGTTTTATTTGAGACTTCCATACCAAGGTCCTTTGCCAACAGTCTCGTGGTTGCTTTTGCAGCCACGGTATTTACTCTGATTGTCTCTTTGCTGGCGGGGTTTGGGTTTTCCAGGTTTGAATTCAAAGGCAGCAGGACATTGTCCGCATCACTGCTTTTTGGGCAAATGATGCCTGCCATCGTGCTGCTTCTTCCTCTTTATAAGATTTACAGCAGGCTGCATTTGATCGATACCTATCAAGTCAACATCATTTCTAATATTGCATTAAATGTACCTATGGCTGTGATGACACTGACTGCATTTTTGTCAGGAGTTCCCCGGGAACTCGATGAGGCAGCAATGATTGATGGATGCAGCCGGCCAGGAGCCTTGTTCCGAATCCTGGTGCCGGTCATTTCTCCGGGGATTGTCACGGTCTGTATCTATACCTTCCTGAATACCTGGGAAGAATTTATTTTTGCATTTAATTTTACGAATTCTGCAAAATATAAGACATTGTCTATTGCTTTGAAAGAATTTAAAGGCCAGTTCATCATTGACTGGGGTGGAATGATGAGCGCGGCTGTAGTGATTGCTGTTCCTGTACTGTTGATTTTTCTTCTATGCAACAAGTATTTTATCAAGGGGATCACATCCGGGGCAGTGAAAGGATAA
- a CDS encoding carbohydrate ABC transporter permease, with the protein MKNKRKTIKKQNWGYLYIAPALLFVFAVMLVPLVYTLVMGFFKTDLFTGSISFAGISQFADVFQDTVFLLALKNTLVWTVGSVVFQFLIGFIIANILNASRIRGKNIIRIILMVPWVLPSVVSAMVWDWSYHPDYGILNEILKRIGLISESLNWTSSAKTALLSAIIVNVWKMVPFVILMTEAALQGVSQDLKEAARVDGAKGYQVFFHIVIPEISSSVNTVILLLSIWTMNSFTFIYLLTEGGPAHASEILSLYIYRDAFKNYSFGTASAAASVLFAVTAVIALLYNRYVIRRDRDS; encoded by the coding sequence ATGAAGAATAAAAGAAAAACGATAAAGAAACAAAATTGGGGATATCTTTATATTGCCCCGGCGCTGCTGTTTGTTTTTGCAGTTATGCTGGTTCCCCTTGTTTACACATTGGTAATGGGATTTTTTAAAACGGATCTTTTTACAGGCAGTATAAGCTTTGCGGGTATTTCCCAGTTTGCAGATGTATTTCAAGATACTGTCTTTTTACTGGCACTTAAAAATACGCTTGTCTGGACTGTGGGAAGTGTTGTGTTTCAGTTCCTGATAGGATTCATCATTGCCAATATACTGAACGCAAGCCGCATTCGCGGGAAAAATATAATCAGGATAATTCTGATGGTGCCGTGGGTTCTTCCAAGTGTAGTGAGTGCAATGGTGTGGGACTGGTCTTACCATCCTGATTATGGGATTCTCAATGAGATCTTAAAAAGAATCGGCCTGATATCAGAGAGCCTGAACTGGACATCCTCTGCGAAGACGGCACTTTTATCCGCGATTATTGTGAACGTCTGGAAAATGGTTCCTTTTGTGATCCTCATGACTGAGGCGGCGCTGCAGGGGGTTTCACAGGACTTAAAAGAGGCGGCAAGAGTAGATGGGGCCAAAGGATATCAGGTGTTTTTTCATATTGTCATACCGGAAATCAGTTCCTCTGTGAATACAGTGATTCTGCTTTTGAGCATCTGGACTATGAATTCCTTTACATTTATCTATCTGCTCACAGAGGGAGGTCCTGCCCATGCGTCGGAAATACTGTCATTGTACATATACAGAGATGCCTTTAAAAATTATAGTTTTGGAACAGCAAGCGCTGCGGCTTCTGTATTGTTTGCAGTGACTGCAGTGATTGCGCTATTGTACAACAGATATGTGATAAGGAGGGACAGGGATTCATGA
- a CDS encoding ABC transporter substrate-binding protein, giving the protein MKRRMVVLLAGCMVITALAGCGNTKGEEKASNTEGNEKQEDTDKKEDIQKGSDAEKSVSGEVTMWTGTWNDGLMDTLLEGFYKEYPDVKVNFEYLPWDGMEDKYLSALQAEAGPDVLDMAIAWTIPYASMGKLQKLDEYIEKNSIDVSDYYEGAVKTLYVDGSYYALPYRSETMCLFYNKDLFETAGLDPESPPATWEELRDDAVKLTGGDVYGFGLCGSNAGNTTAQFYSMMFSKEVSLLNEDMTEAAFNTKDGLDAFSFWADLYLKDAVVPKSVLENDNTTNRNLFAEGKLAMFVSGSYDIEPIMEANPDMNMGFALCPGFEGETSAAQLGGWNLGMSNTCKNPDAAFALMSYLASPEVSVDFSSTFSSCKSAVSNEKYADESLKVFIEAINYGVPLPGSPHMNQITDILYNEAQAVLSGSKDAETALSDAEESVNKALDN; this is encoded by the coding sequence ATGAAAAGAAGAATGGTTGTATTATTAGCCGGGTGTATGGTGATAACGGCGCTTGCAGGCTGCGGGAACACGAAGGGAGAAGAAAAAGCCTCCAACACAGAAGGAAATGAAAAACAGGAAGACACAGATAAGAAAGAGGATATACAGAAGGGCAGTGATGCAGAGAAGTCTGTCAGCGGGGAGGTGACCATGTGGACAGGAACCTGGAATGACGGCCTGATGGACACGCTTTTGGAGGGATTTTACAAAGAGTACCCGGATGTTAAAGTGAATTTTGAATATCTGCCATGGGATGGCATGGAGGATAAATACCTTTCTGCTCTTCAGGCGGAGGCAGGACCGGATGTGCTGGATATGGCCATAGCCTGGACAATACCCTACGCGTCGATGGGAAAACTCCAAAAATTGGACGAGTACATAGAGAAAAATAGTATTGATGTGTCCGATTATTACGAAGGTGCGGTAAAGACGTTATACGTAGACGGTAGTTACTATGCACTGCCCTATCGCAGTGAGACCATGTGCCTGTTTTATAACAAAGATTTATTTGAAACAGCAGGTCTTGATCCGGAATCTCCCCCTGCCACTTGGGAGGAATTACGGGATGATGCCGTGAAGCTCACCGGCGGGGATGTCTATGGATTTGGTCTGTGCGGCAGCAATGCAGGCAATACAACGGCACAATTTTACAGTATGATGTTTTCAAAGGAAGTATCTTTGCTGAATGAGGACATGACAGAGGCGGCATTTAATACAAAAGATGGCCTGGATGCATTCTCCTTCTGGGCAGATCTTTATCTGAAGGACGCAGTGGTACCGAAAAGTGTGTTGGAAAATGACAATACCACCAACAGAAATCTGTTTGCAGAGGGAAAGCTGGCAATGTTTGTTTCTGGAAGCTATGATATTGAACCGATTATGGAAGCGAATCCTGATATGAACATGGGTTTTGCACTCTGTCCGGGTTTTGAAGGAGAGACAAGCGCTGCACAGCTTGGAGGATGGAATCTGGGAATGTCGAATACCTGTAAAAACCCGGATGCAGCTTTTGCTCTGATGAGTTATCTGGCTTCACCGGAAGTTTCGGTGGATTTCAGCAGCACGTTCTCTTCCTGTAAATCAGCAGTCAGTAATGAGAAATATGCAGATGAAAGTCTGAAGGTATTTATTGAAGCCATCAATTATGGTGTTCCCCTTCCTGGCAGTCCGCATATGAATCAGATCACTGACATCCTTTATAATGAGGCTCAGGCCGTATTATCCGGAAGCAAGGACGCTGAGACTGCGCTTTCAGATGCAGAGGAAAGTGTTAACAAAGCACTGGATAATTAA
- a CDS encoding Gfo/Idh/MocA family protein encodes MRVAVIGAGGMAASHFKAYQRIPEFEVVAVCDISRDAALRAEKEMGCRIFTDMDDMLDICRPDAVDICLPSFLHYETVMKCLKRNLHIFCEKPMAHTWAEAERILEEAKVRGRVIQIGQVLRYWPEYQYLHETVRRKKLGELCHLLMQRQFGAHEAGSWYMDPNKCKMSCFEMHIHDTDFINSMFGIPDFVDSVGEERPEIHLSYISTRYVYEGAETVIQAEGGWSDSSLEFAAGYRAVFEHGVLEYKEGVVKEYPANEKAREIKLQGNKGIPSDIVGVIRELKEFGAKVEGREVIPLISAESAADTIWILQREQESVQQGKKICCRRKCRVATERK; translated from the coding sequence ATGCGGGTAGCTGTGATTGGAGCGGGGGGAATGGCTGCATCTCATTTCAAAGCATACCAGAGGATTCCGGAATTTGAGGTAGTTGCTGTCTGCGATATCAGCCGAGACGCGGCATTGAGAGCAGAAAAAGAGATGGGGTGCAGGATTTTTACAGATATGGATGATATGTTGGATATCTGCAGACCGGATGCGGTAGATATCTGTCTTCCGTCATTTCTCCATTATGAGACAGTAATGAAATGTCTGAAAAGAAATCTGCATATTTTCTGCGAAAAGCCAATGGCCCATACATGGGCGGAAGCAGAACGTATTCTTGAGGAAGCAAAAGTGAGAGGACGTGTCATTCAAATTGGACAAGTATTGAGATATTGGCCGGAATATCAATATCTTCATGAAACAGTCCGAAGAAAAAAGTTGGGTGAATTATGCCATCTGTTGATGCAGCGTCAGTTTGGCGCACACGAAGCAGGTAGCTGGTATATGGATCCGAACAAGTGTAAAATGTCTTGCTTTGAGATGCATATCCATGACACGGATTTTATCAACAGTATGTTTGGTATCCCTGATTTTGTAGACAGCGTGGGGGAGGAAAGGCCGGAGATACATTTGAGTTATATCTCCACAAGGTATGTGTATGAAGGTGCAGAAACCGTGATTCAGGCTGAAGGAGGATGGAGTGACTCGTCGCTGGAATTTGCAGCCGGATATAGGGCTGTGTTTGAACATGGAGTTCTGGAATACAAGGAAGGAGTGGTAAAAGAATACCCCGCAAATGAGAAAGCAAGAGAAATAAAACTACAGGGGAATAAGGGAATACCTTCAGATATTGTGGGGGTTATCAGAGAACTGAAGGAATTTGGGGCAAAAGTAGAAGGAAGAGAAGTGATTCCCCTTATATCAGCGGAAAGTGCTGCTGATACCATTTGGATACTGCAGAGAGAGCAGGAATCCGTACAGCAGGGGAAGAAAATTTGCTGCAGGAGGAAATGCAGAGTCGCCACAGAGCGGAAATAG
- a CDS encoding SrtB-anchored collagen-binding adhesin, whose translation MKKTWKRLCTGFLALATVVTALPTTPVHAESKQYWTESKERVGIVEKVMNDGSIGSTFNEGHLTVEGEDAYCIDINTDFKNGYKTRDDASSRMSADQISDVALSIEYVKQYTDSHSGISKNHAYLLRQLVVWQRLSVHLGWQCDNVRASYDEIPKATQDEVFSGARAFVKENKGRYECGGYIYSGEGQELGQFWAKLNVGNAKLQKTSSNTSITDGNGNYSIAGATYGVFADKDCTKQLATLTTDENGNTDVAEVTAGTVYIKELSAPAGYKVDKTIYPLTIKADETATLKVSDKPKVTDTLIELFKIDMETQKDNPQGNASLAGAEFTWKYYAGFYNKENLPADATRTWVTKTIAETDSDGTTHYITKLADTYKVSGDSFYMQDGKAVLPLGTLTVEETKAPNGYLLDGAYMQAGDKSEQIKGLYVTQITEDGDLAVLSGSNQFSVSDKVIRGGVKIQKRDLETGDTKPQGSATLKDTAFDIISLNDNAVLVEGKIYKKNEVVKTIRTDIEGIASTSSDLLPYGKFRIVESEAPNGYLTDGAKPIDFAITENGKIVDLTDEAHSIYNQIKRGDIEGVKIGAGTHKRLADVPFRITSKTTGESHVVVTDDNGQFSTSADWASHKHNTNAGKTSEDGVWFGTSEPDDSKGALPYDTYIIEEMRCDSNKGFELIPPFEIVVSRNNLVIDLGTLTDEYEKEISIHTTATSKDGEKTILAGKEVTIVDTVKLDGLTKGTKYQLKGWQMLKEENTELIIDGKRVENDYTFVADDEAMKVEISYTFNASALGGKNLVTFEELYDLSNPDEPVKVAEHKDIEDDGQTVLITERIIKIHTTATDKDGNKELEAGKDVTIIDTVTLEGLEVGTQYKLVGWQMLKEENTELLINGKRVESDYTFTADSETMKVEVAFTFDATSLDGKQLVTFEELYDLSNPDEPKKVTEHKDIEDKEQTITFKKKPEEPEKPETPPTPEKPNRPSDSPKTGDSTNVMAFIVMLLASAGGLAGTYLYKRRKMKKS comes from the coding sequence ATGAAAAAGACATGGAAACGATTGTGTACGGGCTTTTTAGCTCTTGCGACTGTCGTTACTGCTTTACCGACTACACCCGTCCATGCAGAAAGTAAGCAATACTGGACGGAGTCAAAAGAGCGTGTCGGTATTGTTGAAAAAGTAATGAATGACGGTTCGATTGGTTCTACTTTTAATGAGGGACATTTAACCGTTGAGGGCGAGGACGCTTACTGTATCGACATTAACACAGACTTTAAGAATGGCTACAAGACCAGAGATGACGCAAGCTCACGCATGAGTGCCGACCAGATAAGCGACGTTGCCTTATCTATTGAATATGTAAAACAGTACACAGACAGCCACAGCGGAATAAGCAAAAATCACGCTTACCTTTTAAGACAGCTTGTAGTCTGGCAGAGATTGAGCGTACATCTTGGCTGGCAATGTGATAACGTGCGAGCTTCTTATGATGAAATTCCAAAGGCGACACAGGACGAAGTTTTCTCTGGTGCAAGAGCCTTTGTCAAAGAAAATAAAGGACGCTATGAATGTGGCGGTTATATCTACTCTGGCGAGGGGCAGGAATTAGGACAATTCTGGGCGAAGCTGAATGTCGGAAATGCAAAACTACAAAAGACTTCCAGTAATACCAGCATTACCGACGGTAACGGAAATTACTCTATTGCAGGTGCAACCTATGGTGTCTTTGCTGATAAGGACTGCACGAAACAGCTTGCCACCCTTACGACTGATGAAAATGGAAATACAGATGTTGCAGAGGTAACGGCTGGTACAGTTTATATCAAGGAACTTTCTGCACCAGCAGGATATAAAGTGGATAAAACAATCTATCCATTAACAATCAAAGCTGACGAAACAGCGACTTTGAAAGTATCTGATAAACCAAAAGTAACGGACACTTTGATTGAGCTTTTCAAGATTGATATGGAAACACAGAAAGACAATCCGCAGGGAAACGCTTCTTTAGCAGGTGCGGAATTTACATGGAAGTATTATGCTGGCTTCTACAATAAAGAAAATCTCCCTGCCGATGCCACTCGTACATGGGTTACAAAGACAATCGCTGAAACAGACAGCGACGGGACAACTCATTACATCACAAAATTAGCGGACACATACAAGGTATCTGGCGACAGTTTCTATATGCAGGACGGTAAGGCGGTTCTTCCACTTGGGACACTAACCGTTGAAGAAACAAAAGCTCCAAACGGCTACTTGTTAGACGGTGCATATATGCAGGCTGGCGATAAGTCCGAACAGATAAAAGGCTTATATGTAACACAGATTACCGAGGACGGCGACCTTGCCGTACTATCTGGAAGTAACCAGTTTTCCGTATCAGACAAGGTTATCCGTGGCGGTGTAAAAATTCAGAAACGAGATTTAGAAACGGGCGATACAAAGCCACAAGGAAGTGCCACTTTGAAAGATACTGCCTTTGACATTATTTCCTTAAATGATAATGCAGTATTGGTTGAGGGCAAGATATACAAGAAAAATGAAGTGGTAAAAACAATTCGTACAGATATTGAGGGTATCGCTTCTACTTCTTCTGACCTCTTACCTTATGGAAAATTCCGTATCGTTGAGAGTGAAGCTCCAAACGGTTACTTAACTGACGGTGCGAAGCCGATTGATTTTGCAATCACAGAAAATGGAAAAATCGTGGACTTAACCGACGAAGCCCATTCTATCTACAATCAGATTAAGCGTGGAGATATTGAGGGTGTGAAAATCGGTGCAGGCACACATAAGCGTCTTGCTGATGTTCCTTTTAGGATCACAAGCAAGACAACGGGCGAAAGTCATGTAGTGGTAACTGATGATAACGGGCAATTCTCCACTTCTGCTGACTGGGCTTCTCATAAGCACAATACCAACGCAGGCAAGACCAGCGAGGACGGTGTGTGGTTTGGAACTTCTGAACCAGACGACAGCAAGGGGGCGTTACCTTATGATACCTACATCATTGAAGAAATGCGTTGCGACAGTAACAAAGGTTTTGAACTTATCCCACCTTTTGAAATCGTGGTATCAAGAAATAATCTTGTGATTGATTTAGGAACGCTGACTGATGAATACGAAAAAGAAATCTCTATCCATACCACAGCGACCAGCAAGGACGGAGAAAAAACTATCCTTGCAGGAAAAGAGGTAACAATCGTTGATACTGTCAAATTAGACGGACTTACAAAAGGCACAAAATACCAGCTCAAAGGCTGGCAGATGTTAAAAGAAGAAAACACCGAGCTTATCATTGACGGGAAACGTGTAGAAAACGATTATACCTTTGTCGCTGATGATGAAGCTATGAAAGTGGAAATTTCCTATACATTTAATGCGTCTGCTTTAGGTGGCAAAAACCTTGTTACCTTTGAGGAATTGTATGATTTAAGCAATCCAGACGAACCCGTGAAAGTTGCAGAACATAAGGACATTGAGGACGACGGGCAAACGGTACTTATCACAGAGCGTATCATCAAAATTCATACGACTGCTACCGATAAGGACGGCAACAAAGAGCTTGAAGCTGGAAAAGACGTTACAATCATTGATACAGTAACCTTAGAGGGCTTAGAAGTCGGTACACAGTACAAACTTGTGGGCTGGCAGATGTTGAAAGAAGAAAATACAGAGCTTCTTATCAATGGAAAGCGTGTGGAAAGTGATTACACCTTTACTGCTGACAGCGAAACTATGAAAGTGGAAGTTGCTTTTACGTTTGACGCTACTTCTCTTGACGGCAAACAACTTGTAACTTTTGAAGAATTGTACGATTTGAGCAATCCAGACGAACCGAAGAAAGTTACCGAGCATAAGGATATTGAGGATAAGGAACAGACAATTACCTTTAAGAAAAAGCCAGAAGAACCAGAGAAACCCGAAACACCACCGACACCAGAAAAGCCTAACAGACCTAGCGACAGTCCCAAAACGGGCGACAGTACAAATGTAATGGCATTTATCGTGATGTTGCTTGCGTCTGCTGGTGGACTGGCTGGAACATATCTTTACAAACGCCGTAAAATGAAGAAATCATAA
- a CDS encoding YdcP family protein — protein MEMKYVVPDMAQSFGTLEFAGESEPVFERDKNNRRVLARRSYNLYSDVQKGENVVVEIPVQAGEKHFKYEQKVKLVNPKLYGRGYAIGDMGHTDYVLVADDIVAVEEK, from the coding sequence ATGGAAATGAAATATGTCGTGCCAGATATGGCACAGTCTTTTGGAACTCTTGAATTTGCAGGCGAAAGTGAGCCAGTCTTTGAAAGAGATAAAAATAACCGCAGGGTCTTAGCAAGACGAAGCTATAACCTTTATTCTGACGTACAAAAAGGCGAAAATGTTGTCGTGGAAATTCCCGTGCAAGCTGGTGAAAAGCATTTCAAGTATGAACAGAAAGTAAAACTTGTCAATCCGAAATTATACGGCAGAGGTTATGCAATCGGGGATATGGGACATACCGATTATGTGTTAGTTGCTGACGATATTGTAGCAGTTGAAGAAAAGTAA
- a CDS encoding YdcP family protein, which yields MRLSNGFVIDKEKTFGELKFTAVRDVFLQNEDGTPSTQLKKRIYDLKCSLHGGIIPVSVPPEVPLREFPYNAVVELVNPVADTVSRKTYTGADVDWYVKAEDIVLKNKSNQNAGNPQNPTPQGQPKK from the coding sequence ATGAGATTATCAAACGGGTTTGTTATTGACAAAGAAAAAACATTTGGAGAATTAAAGTTTACAGCGGTGCGTGATGTGTTCTTGCAGAACGAGGACGGGACACCGAGTACCCAACTGAAAAAGCGTATCTATGATTTGAAGTGCAGTCTGCATGGTGGAATTATCCCCGTGTCTGTACCGCCAGAAGTACCATTAAGGGAATTTCCGTACAATGCAGTTGTGGAGCTTGTCAATCCAGTAGCCGATACGGTATCAAGAAAGACCTATACGGGTGCAGATGTGGACTGGTATGTAAAGGCAGAGGATATTGTGTTGAAGAATAAAAGTAATCAGAACGCAGGCAATCCACAGAACCCTACACCGCAGGGACAGCCGAAGAAATAA
- a CDS encoding helix-turn-helix domain-containing protein, which translates to MNFNEKLINLRKSKGLSQEELGNELKVSRQTISKWESCQSYPDFQRLVLLSDYFGLTLDELVRDIDVQEVREKNLNNEKLSSIYSDMNEAKNFIRVCLAIGVVVLIFFAMIVTYGIFFVK; encoded by the coding sequence ATGAATTTTAATGAAAAGCTGATAAACCTTAGAAAATCAAAGGGACTTTCTCAAGAAGAATTAGGAAATGAGTTAAAAGTTTCCAGACAAACAATTTCAAAATGGGAGTCATGTCAATCTTATCCAGATTTTCAACGCTTAGTATTGTTAAGCGATTATTTTGGATTAACATTAGACGAATTAGTAAGAGATATTGATGTACAAGAGGTAAGAGAAAAAAACTTGAATAACGAAAAACTATCTTCAATATATAGCGATATGAATGAAGCAAAAAATTTTATTAGAGTTTGTCTTGCTATTGGTGTAGTAGTTCTTATCTTTTTTGCAATGATTGTTACGTATGGAATATTCTTTGTAAAATAA
- a CDS encoding FtsK/SpoIIIE domain-containing protein, whose protein sequence is MRKIFNKGHRIRASDKYLVYHFSIGTLLFIFVAVLLLLNMTQLMRTDWEHFSLLENGLTLSTYNFITILIATGVCALVAFLYYRFCYDSFKKLLHRQKLARMILENKWYETDTVQDSGFFTDLQSRSREKIVWFPKIYYQMEKGLLHIRCEITLGKYQDQLLRLEDKLESGLYCELTDKTLHDGYIEYTLLYDMIANRITIDEVRAENGCLRLMKNLVWEYDALPHALIAGGTGGGKTYFLLTLIEALLHTNAVLYILDPKNADLADLGTVMGNVYHTKEEMIDCVNSFYEGMVQRSEEMKRHPNYKTGENYAYLGLPPCFLIFDEYVAFFEMLGTKESVSLLSQLKKIVMLGRQAGYFLIVACQRPDAKYFSDGIRDNFNFRVGLGRISELGYGMLFGSDVKKQFFQKRIKGRGYCDVGTSVISEFYTPLVPKEHDFLQTIGSLAQARQDGTATCEVKGDGTD, encoded by the coding sequence ATGCGTAAGATTTTTAATAAAGGACACCGTATCAGAGCCAGCGACAAGTACCTTGTCTACCACTTTTCCATAGGGACGCTTCTGTTTATATTCGTGGCGGTTCTCTTGCTACTGAATATGACACAGCTCATGCGTACCGATTGGGAGCATTTCAGCTTGTTAGAGAACGGCTTGACGCTTTCCACATACAACTTCATAACCATACTGATAGCGACTGGTGTTTGTGCATTGGTCGCTTTTCTGTATTACCGCTTCTGTTACGACAGTTTCAAGAAGCTCCTACACCGTCAAAAGCTGGCAAGAATGATACTGGAAAATAAGTGGTATGAAACTGATACCGTACAAGACAGCGGTTTTTTTACTGACCTGCAAAGCAGATCAAGGGAAAAAATCGTCTGGTTTCCAAAGATTTATTATCAAATGGAAAAGGGACTGCTTCATATCCGCTGTGAAATTACGCTGGGGAAATATCAAGACCAGCTTTTACGGTTAGAGGATAAATTGGAAAGTGGCTTGTATTGCGAGCTGACCGACAAGACCTTACATGACGGCTATATCGAATATACCCTGCTTTATGATATGATAGCGAACCGCATTACCATTGATGAAGTACGGGCAGAAAACGGCTGTCTTAGACTGATGAAAAATCTTGTCTGGGAATATGACGCACTCCCTCACGCTCTGATTGCTGGTGGGACTGGTGGCGGTAAAACGTATTTTCTGCTGACGCTCATTGAAGCCTTACTGCATACTAACGCTGTCCTTTATATCTTAGACCCGAAGAACGCTGACCTTGCAGACTTAGGGACAGTTATGGGAAATGTGTATCACACCAAAGAAGAAATGATTGATTGCGTCAATTCCTTTTATGAGGGAATGGTACAGCGAAGTGAGGAAATGAAGCGACACCCAAACTATAAGACGGGCGAAAACTACGCCTATCTGGGACTGCCACCCTGCTTTCTTATCTTTGATGAATATGTGGCATTTTTTGAAATGCTGGGGACGAAAGAAAGCGTGAGCTTACTTAGCCAGTTAAAGAAAATTGTTATGTTAGGGCGACAAGCAGGTTATTTCCTTATCGTTGCCTGCCAGCGTCCAGACGCAAAGTATTTCTCGGACGGTATCAGAGATAACTTCAATTTCCGTGTGGGATTGGGGCGTATCAGCGAATTAGGTTACGGTATGCTGTTCGGTTCAGATGTGAAAAAGCAGTTTTTTCAGAAGCGTATCAAGGGGCGTGGCTATTGTGATGTGGGGACAAGCGTTATCAGTGAGTTTTACACGCCTTTAGTCCCGAAAGAACATGATTTTTTGCAGACTATCGGCTCTCTTGCACAAGCAAGGCAGGACGGGACGGCGACGTGCGAAGTGAAAGGCGACGGCACGGACTAG